tgtttttatataatatgctatgaatttcatttggtttttgttcttcGCATTTGGAAACTAACGATTGTATTTTCATGTTTGTCAGGCGAGCGAAGACTCGATTAAAGTTTTGGCAATGTACGTGGGACTTGTCGTTATTTTCTGTATATGCATGtacaagtgttttttttttctttgttgaatgTTGTTGCCGAATGTAGACTATGTTAATTTTAGTTAGTTGTTTGtttctatattttgtttattgttgaaTGTTGTTGTAATTGAACTATTTGTTATCCATTGTACTCGTCACATTAGTTGCGTTGTGCAGCTTTTGCCTAGCCAGTAATGAATAGTAACTATTTGGGACCGGTTGTTTGTTTCTGATGTACCCTTTGATTGGTTGTATCTAGTTGTTTACTGCTGTAGGGGAAGGGAAAAAACTAAATCTTGTTCTTCTTTGCGGTAagttgcaaccaaaaaaaaaaaatcccagtggaaatcgagtctttggaACTCGATTTCCTTTGGGCAGATTCAAACGCACTTTTTACTAATGTAAATCGAggcttttaaactcgatttttaaaggCGCCATTTCCGcggaatattattatttttaaaagaaccaCTAAACTAAAAATCGAGgctttaaaactcgatttgcaAAGGCGGCTTTTTAGTGTAAATCAAGggttttaaactcgattttatatatgtaaatcgattcttttaaactcgatttttaacGGGGCCAATTCCTAGAATTTTGTTGCCATTTACCATTAGATATCTAACATTTTCGTTAGTTGTCACAGTCCAATATAACAATTTAatctatcatttatttttatttttcttactctAGTGTTTCGCATCAACCAGCTGATGGTTTGTGGTATTCACAGGGCTCTTACACTCTCAAGATGACACTGGAGGATGGTAACAATCAACTGTTGACCTGCATTAGCTTCAAATTCAGTATCAGCTTTGGATCTTCTGCGTCTGATAGTTGAATACCTTGCTGATGTTTGCGGTGTTGCAACGTGGTGTTCATTAGAAAATGACTTGTGGCCATGAAGCTACAAGGTATCCAGTTTTCTCATCCTCATAAGCCTTGTCAGAGTCAGAATCATCTTGTTCCTCCCGCTCCCACAATGGATGTCAAAATATATTGGTCCAAGATACGGTGAACTCTCTTATTTGTATGCTTAATAGGGACATTTCCCGGACAGAGAGGTCGGATAGTGAAGATGTCAGTGGATTGGTCGAAGAATGGCCTTCTAAGAAAGACATAGGCCATATGTTTGAGTTTATAGCATGTTATGTTGCATGTGAAAGAGCTAATGTCTCAAAAAGTGTCCCGAGTCGATTTTAGAATACTTgacatcacaaaataattttccaactagTGTTTCCTCTCATCACATAACTTCAACAAGAAGGGAGAAGCAGGGAACATAACAATTTCTTGTTCCTCCCTGCTCCCACAATGGATGTCAAAATATATTGGTCCAAGATACGGTGAACTCTCTTATTTGTATGCTTAATAGGGACATTTCCCGGACAGAGAGGTCGGATAGTGAAGATGTCGGTGGATTGGTCGAAGAATGGCCTTCTAAGAAAGACATAGGCCATATGTTTGAGTTTATAGCATGTTATGTTGCATGTGAAAGAGCTAATGTCTCAAAAAGTGTCCCGAGTCGATTTTAGAATACTTgacatcacaaaataattttccaactagTGTTTCCTCTCATCACATAACTTCAACAAGAAGGGAGAAGCAGGGAACATAACAATTTACTTGTTCCTCCCTGCTCCCACAATGGATGTCAAAATATATTGGTCCAAGATACGGTGAACTCTCTTATTTGTATGCTTAATAGGGACATTTCCCAGACCGAGATGTCAGATTGTTTAGATTTCTGTGGTTTGGTCGAAGTATGGCCTTCTAAGAAATACATAGGCCATATGTTTGAGTTTATAGCATGTTATGTTGCATGTGAAAGAGCTAATGTCTCAAAAAGTGTCTGAGTCGATTTTAGAATACTTgacatcacaaaataattttccaactagTGTTTCCTCTCATCACATAACTTCAACAAGAAGGGAGAAGCAGGGGAACATAACAATTTACTGTTCCTCCCTGCTCCCACAATGGATGTCAAAATATATTGGTCCAAGATACAGTGAACTCTCTTATTTGTATGCTTAATAGGGACATTTCCCAGACAGAGAGGTCAGATAGTGAAGATGTCAGTGGATTGGTCGAAGAATGGCCTTCTAAGAAAGACATAGGCCATATGTTTGAGTTTATAGCATGTTATGTTGCATGTGAAAGAGCTAATGTCTCAAAAAGTGTCCCGAGTCGATTTTAGAATACTTgacatcacaaaataattttccaactagTGTTTCCTCTCATCACATAACTTCAACAAGAAGGGAGAAGCAGGGAACATAACAATTTACTGTTCCTCCCTGCTCCCACAATGGATGTCAAAATATATTGGTCCAAGATACAATGAACTCTCTTATTTGTATGCTTAATAGGGACATTTCCCAGACAGAGAGGTCAGATAGTGAAGATGTCAGTGGATTGGTCGAAGAATGGCCTTCTAAGAAAGACATAGGCCATATGTTTGAGTTTATAGCATGTTATGTTGCATGTGAAAGAGCTAATGTCTCAAAAAGTGTCCTGAGTCAGATTTTAGAATACATgacatcacaaaataattttccaactagTGTTTCCTCTCATCACATAACTTCAACTAGTGTTTCAACTAAATGATCTAAAAAGATTTCAACCATGAATTTAAAATATGGGATAAATATTGCCACCAGtcatttcaaatcaattgttgTCAAATAGGGAAGTTTATTGATATGCTAAGGTTAAAAATTgtatcttatttaaaatttacaagaaaaagaaaaaggaaaaagaaattttgttattggtatcattttttttaaaatatattttaacaaattaaaatttgtaaattcaTTTCCCAACCATATTTGAGCATTGGGTAAATAACATAATCCATCTTAATCTGTCTCATACTGATGAGTGTATCTAATGCATGTGTGCATACAACAAAATCATCCAAGACAACATCCTTTTCTTCAACCTCCTGTACTAGGACAATCTACTCCTTCGGCTTGATTCATGACCATATAGCTGtctaaaaattatatcaaaatccATACTTATGTATCTTATAATAATCTCTATTATAAATTATCTACAAAAATGTATATCTAAGTAGGCCCAAGGACATATATGAAGTAACATAAACAatatttagagaaaaacaagacaCCATACAATTGATTACACTACCTCAAATGCTGCCACTTGACCATCATTACAAGCCAACTCCTGCTCTGTTTCTGAAACTAACATGAGTTTTCTCTCTTCAGCCATCTTGCTCATTTCTGTGACCAATGTCACATGCTTTGAAACATTTCCATGCATTTTTCTGTACTTAGGGTACTTGTCAACAAAATACTGATTTTGTCAACTACTGATTACGTAAATTGGTCAAACTACCATTGCTGCAATAAAGGAAACTGAAGAAAGCATTaaaatatttatccaaaaataaagatAGGCTTCTTTTGAAAACCTTGTTGGCtcataaaagtttaaaatcattaaaaactcAATTTAGTGTGACTAGCTTGTTGAACATACTACATTACACCCAAATCAATGTGAGATCAAAATGATGGTCACTATGTAACCAGTCTATAGGAAAACCTATTTAACTCAACTAGGCGATGCAAGGAATGGCTGAAATTCATCTACACAGGAAAGGATTCACATCCAAATACCATGGTTGCTTGAAGTTTCAGATACACACATAGGGAATAAAGAACTTGCCCATAGTTAAAAAGGCAAAAGAATAAttgaaaagacaaaataaaacaaattagtTCAGAGCTTGCATATTCAAATGAaagtctacaccaaaaactacaCAAAGTgtgattatttatatatagaagtatatatataaaagcatgcACAGCTCAGCAGAAGCCAAATGACAGATTTTCCTTGAATAGATACCAATGCTTCTAAGCAACAAGTACATTCAAAATTCATGTAGAAAATACAGCTATGGCTCACCCTTCTACATCTGAAGTTCCACTTTCGCGTCTATCTTTTTTTCCAGGACGATGGTCTCTATCATTTCCACCAGGATGGTCAGCTCTACGTTTTCTCTCCAATTCTTTCTCCCTTTCATGCTCACGCTCCTCCATTTCAGTCAATTCCTTATGATATATTGCAAAATATAAAACCTTCAGGGCAGCATCAACATCAGAATTTGAAACCTGCCAAGAGAGATCAATTTGTGATGAGCAAGCAGAAAAACAATGGAATTCCTCAGTTAAAGGTCAATACAAATAAGACCTCTGAACATTAATATTGAACTTAGATTCATTCCAAAATCTAAGGAGTATAATGAACACAAATCTCATTATATTCTCATTTAAttacaaaagacatcaaaagAGAGATGGATCCAGGTACCTTTCTGCTCAACTTCAATTTGGCATGAGCAGTAGAGAGACGTATTATGGTTTCTAAGGTTCTAGCAGTGATTGGAAGTGTTCCCCCAGTCTACACACGAATTGGTAAAGAGAAAAACTATCATTAATTGTATAATATGTTTTTCAGTGGATTAGAAAACCCAGATAGTTAATTTCTGGATGTTTGTCAATGGATTACAATGCACTAACCTTTGCATTTGAACTGGTATTTCTAAGCTCTGCATATGCTGTTGCAATCTGTTCAGATGCCTGCAGACAAAAAAGTACTAGTATTAGTCTGGCTATAGCCTCATTACATTAAGGCAggaataaaaaactaataattataATGACCTCATCAGTCAGATCAGGCTGAATCCTATGCTTTGCataatgaataaatttcttaaGAAACTTGATGGTAAGGGTATCACGCTTCCGTCCCCTTTCTACTTTCTTTCCATGTAGCATTCGGTTATACTTGACAAAGACAGAGTCAGCATCAGATTCGTCTTCTCTTCCATATCTTGAGCTCCCATCAAGTGTCGCCTCACCTACAATTTAACTCTTTAATCAAGCTCATCATAGAGACCACTAGTATTCTGAGCATGAGATTAGTGTTAACACACCTCCAACTGCAGAACGGTACCGGTGCATGCGCAAAACATGCTCAGAGATTTGACGATCAATATCAGGATCCATTTGATCCAATACTATAAATAGTAAATCAAAACGAGAAAGCAGAGAATCTGGGAGTCCAATATTCTTCGTCGGAGTCAATGAACAATCATACTGCACAACCAGTAAACAGCATGAAATCAAGCTAAGCAATTAAAGCACCAATCACCTAGCATTTGCAGTAAGGTGCACTTGAATAACTACCATATGTACCACTTACAGTTCCATATATGGGATTTGCAGCAGCCACCACACTGCATCGAGCATTGAGTGACGCATGAATACCAGCTTTGGCAATAGTTACAGTCTGCTGCTCCATAACTTCATGTATGGCAACACGATCTTGATCATTCATCTTGTCAAATTCATCAATACAGACAACACCTCGATCAGCAAGAACCATCGCACCAGCTTCTAGCCTTCTTTCTCCTGATCAACAGCCACTGGTCAATTACCATTtccttgaagaagaaaaaatgccACATAATGCAAAATGCTAGAGTACATGGAGATGCTTTACCTGTTTCTTGATCTAAAGTAACTGCAGCAGTCAAACCAACACCAGAAGAACCCCGACCTGTAGTTGATATGGCCAAGGGAGCAATATTCATAATGGCTCTTAGAAGTTGAGACTTGGCAACAGAAGGATCACCAACCATCATCATATTAATGTCGCTGAAAGAAACAATTAATCAGTTTATTAACATTCAACGTTCAATTCTTATGCTAGGGCCTCAAGGAATGGTCCCAGATACAGGAAATAAGAGAATTGCATAAGAGAAAGGGTACAATAAAAAAGATGCATATAATGCCGATAGAATATTAGAGAAGAAGGTACAACTCACCCTCGCAAGTGGGTTCCATTCTTTAAGTTCTTTTCCACTCCACTAAGCATCAATAAAATTACAGCTTTCTTTATCCATGAATGCCCATATATAGAAGGTGCCAGTGAATTCCCAAGTAGGTCAAATGTATCATCTCTCTcagctatttttttaatattttttaagtctTCAGGACTATAGATAGGTGCATTTGCCTCTTTGTTGAGCAGAGAAACATTGTTTGCTACAAGAACAGTCCTACACAACAAGATCAGTAAATCAAGCTCTTTATCTCGGAAACATCATGCTATAAAAGGAACAAGGAAATAACATTAGTACACAATATCTACCTGAATACTCAAAACAAAGACCTTGACAAAATCAgttcaagcaaaaaaattagACAGTCACATAGATAGATAAATCCCATGGGAGAAAACACAACACTAATAATAAGAGCACTAGCAATAACAAGAACACCactaccaacaaaaacaaagatggTAATTCAACTTCAACGTTAGTGGACCAGCAagagccaaaaagaaaaaggaaaagcagCAAGATATATCAGAAGGGAGTACTAGTGATATGGGTGTGACTATTGAtataagagaaattaaaattatttccaagACTTAAAGCGATCGATTTAGTCCCTACCTAAGTTAAACTGATGTAATTTAGCCATAATGAAGCCATAACATGTTAGCTTTTAGTTTGACCAAGTTATTTCA
This portion of the Castanea sativa cultivar Marrone di Chiusa Pesio chromosome 7, ASM4071231v1 genome encodes:
- the LOC142642544 gene encoding DNA replication licensing factor MCM3 homolog 3-like isoform X2, with protein sequence MLSGVEKNLKNGTHLRGDINMMMVGDPSVAKSQLLRAIMNIAPLAISTTGRGSSGVGLTAAVTLDQETGERRLEAGAMVLADRGVVCIDEFDKMNDQDRVAIHEVMEQQTVTIAKAGIHASLNARCSVVAAANPIYGTYDCSLTPTKNIGLPDSLLSRFDLLFIVLDQMDPDIDRQISEHVLRMHRYRSAVGGEATLDGSSRYGREDESDADSVFVKYNRMLHGKKVERGRKRDTLTIKFLKKFIHYAKHRIQPDLTDEASEQIATAYAELRNTSSNAKTGGTLPITARTLETIIRLSTAHAKLKLSRKVSNSDVDAALKVLYFAIYHKELTEMEEREHEREKELERKRRADHPGGNDRDHRPGKKDRRESGTSDVEGTLSTEKCMEMFQSM
- the LOC142642544 gene encoding DNA replication licensing factor MCM3 homolog 3-like isoform X3, with translation MLSGVEKNLKNGTHLRGDINMMMVGDPSVAKSQLLRAIMNIAPLAISTTGRGSSGVGLTAAVTLDQETGERRLEAGAMVLADRGVVCIDEFDKMNDQDRVAIHEVMEQQTVTIAKAGIHASLNARCSVVAAANPIYGTYDCSLTPTKNIGLPDSLLSRFDLLFIVLDQMDPDIDRQISEHVLRMHRYRSAVGGEATLDGSSRYGREDESDADSVFVKYNRMLHGKKVERGRKRDTLTIKFLKKFIHYAKHRIQPDLTDEASEQIATAYAELRNTSSNAKTGGTLPITARTLETIIRLSTAHAKLKLSRKVSNSDVDAALKVLYFAIYHKELTEMEEREHEREKELERKRRADHPGGNDRDHRPGKKDRRESGTSDVEGNGSLTNLRNQ
- the LOC142642544 gene encoding DNA replication licensing factor MCM3 homolog 3-like isoform X1; the encoded protein is MLSGVEKNLKNGTHLRGDINMMMVGDPSVAKSQLLRAIMNIAPLAISTTGRGSSGVGLTAAVTLDQETGERRLEAGAMVLADRGVVCIDEFDKMNDQDRVAIHEVMEQQTVTIAKAGIHASLNARCSVVAAANPIYGTYDCSLTPTKNIGLPDSLLSRFDLLFIVLDQMDPDIDRQISEHVLRMHRYRSAVGGEATLDGSSRYGREDESDADSVFVKYNRMLHGKKVERGRKRDTLTIKFLKKFIHYAKHRIQPDLTDEASEQIATAYAELRNTSSNAKTGGTLPITARTLETIIRLSTAHAKLKLSRKVSNSDVDAALKVLYFAIYHKELTEMEEREHEREKELERKRRADHPGGNDRDHRPGKKDRRESGTSDVEGFLYCSNGSLTNLRNQ